A stretch of Triticum aestivum cultivar Chinese Spring chromosome 1D, IWGSC CS RefSeq v2.1, whole genome shotgun sequence DNA encodes these proteins:
- the LOC123182319 gene encoding selT-like protein: MAMDRVQLLLVGLPAILFISDLSHIFAPPPPHLRHPHGHPPHHPHAHPPHHPHQPHPPHHHPHPPHHHHHPDPAAAAIQQPNLEGGAGFGTTVELQFCASCSYKGNAMTMKRMLETSFPGINVFLHNYPPAFPKRVLSKIMPVIQVGAIATIMAGDQIFPRLGITPPPLFYSLRANRFGTMATIWLIGNFAQSFLQSSGAFEVYCNGDLVFSKLAEQRFPSEFELRDLIGSRLPPSPFGKNMGNVLS; this comes from the exons ATGGCCATGGACCGCGTGCAgctcctcctcgtcggcctccCCGCGATCCTCTTCATCTCCGACCTCTCCCACATcttcgcgccgccgcctccccaccTCCGCCACCCCCATGGCCACCCCCCGCACCACCCCCACGCTCATCCGCCCCACCATCCCCACCAGCCGCACCCGCCGCACCACCACCCCCACccgccgcaccaccaccaccacccggaccccgccgccgccgccatacaG CAGCCCAATCTGGAAGGAGGAGCTGGATTCGGCACGACCGTGGAGCTGCAGTTCTGCGCCTCCTGCTCGTACAA GGGAAATGCAATGACCATGAAGCGCATGCTGGAAACATCATTTCCTGGCATTAATGTTTTCTTGCATAATTATCCGCCAGCTTTCCCCAAACGGGTACTGAGCAAAATCATGCCAGTTATTCAAGTTGGAGCCATTGCAACAATAATGGCTGGTGACCAGATTTTCCCCAGACTTGGCATTACTCCACCTCCATTGTTTTACTCGTTGCGTGCCAATAGATTTGGAACCATGGCGACAATTTGGCTCATTGGCAATTTTGCCCAATCTTTCCTACAAAGTTCTGGTGCCTTTGAAGTTTACTGCAATGGAGATTTG GTTTTCTCGAAGTTAGCCGAACAGAGGTTCCCTAGCGAGTTTGAGCTGCGCGATCTCATCGGCAGCAGGCTGCCACCTTCTCCATTCGGGAAAAACATGGGAAACGTCTTGTCTTAG
- the LOC123182318 gene encoding uncharacterized protein produces the protein MDRVHVHQTPSFPSPHHRSLTSRPEGQSCAKPSHLSTARSKMLRRLSGAVAAPLRRCLCTASSRPPWALTYRMAALGASSPAARASLDLHEPPCVTQLSVPAHLADGMDLAAASIQAASSDGLLLLDFADTGNWPEAIRGCGGSITAMPGLAACAAAVDPGVRRFVCNPLSGQLFRLPVPSMDAALTTTPFGLLTQSDGSDGPPDRLVVAQLCLRARDGQMVVRRFRSETGEWDEPPLFVPSAAPAWRPMPNHEVVAFGDRLWWVDPFFGVFSVDPFSDRPEHGFVALPRPLPNFDIDAPLMLFRLLGVSEGKLRYVELTTKEPFMLYSFSLDDEGSSWKLTHEKRLNLVLSDKSIPRECEMPWISAIDPFNASIFYFTHGDLVCELDIDKGETGSSSFPDSITFRSYSSAFFVPVMLPAWIESYNLPCTGTLSRKATNGTRKTLADMLVRVDC, from the exons ATGGACCGAGTCCATGTGCACCAAAccccttctttcccttccccgcaCCACAGATCGCTCACGTCACGGCCAGAAGGACAAAGCTGCGCAAAACCCTCCCACCTCTCCACCGCCAGAAGCAAGATGCTCCGACGCCTCTCCGGCGCCGTCGCGGCGCCCCTCCGACGCTGCCTCTGCACGGCGTCCTCGCGCCCTCCCTGGGCCCTGACCTACAGGATGGCGGCGCTGGGCGCGTCGTCGCCGGCCGCGCGCGCGTCCTTGGACCTCCACGAGCCCCCCTGCGTCACCCAGCTCTCCGTCCCCGCCCACCTGGCCGACGGCATGGACCTGGCCGCCGCAAGCATCCAGGCCGCGAGCAGCGACGGGCTCCTCCTCCTCGACTTCGCCGACACCGGCAACTGGCCCGAGGCCATCCGCGGCTGCGGTGGCAGCATCACAGCGATGCCCGGACTGGCGGCgtgcgccgccgccgtcgatccGGGCGTCCGGCGCTTCGTCTGCAACCCTCTTAGCGGCCAGCTGTTCCGCCTCCCCGTCCCCAGCATGGACGCCGCGCTGACGACCACACCCTTCGGCCTGCTCACCCAATCCGACGGCTCCGACGGCCCGCCTGACAGGTTAGTGGTCGCCCAACTCTGCCTCCGGGCAAGGGACGGCCAGATGGTCGTGCGCCGCTTTCGGTCCGAGACAGGGGAGTGGGACGAGCCGCCGCTGTTCGTCCCGTCCGCGGCCCCGGCTTGGCGCCCAATGCCGAACCACGAGGTGGTGGCATTCGGCGACCGGCTGTGGTGGGTCGACCCTTTCTTTGGTGTCTTCTCCGTCGATCCATTCAGCGACCGGCCGGAGCATGGCTTCGTCGCGCTGCCGCGCCCGCTGCCCAACTTTGACATCGACGCGCCGCTCATGCTGTTCCGGCTCTTGGGTGTCAGCGAGGGGAAGCTGCGCTATGTCGAATTGACCACTAAGGAGCCGTTTATGCTCTACtccttctcgctcgacgacgagggGTCCTCCTGGAAGCTAACACATGAGAAAAGACTGAACCTGGTCTTGTCTGACAAATCCATACCTAGGGAATGTGAAATGCCGTGGATTTCTGCAATTGATCCATTCAATGCCAGCATTTTCTATTTCACACACGGTGACCTTGTTTGTGAACTCGACATTGATAAGGGGGAGACTGGGAGCAGTTCTTTTCCAGACAGCATCACATTCCGGAGCTACAGCTCTGCTTTCTTTGTGCCTGTAATGCTCCCAGCATGGATTGAATCATACAACCTCCCGTGTACAG GAACACTTTCGAGAAAGGCGACCAATGGAACGAGGAAGACTTTGGCAGACATGCTGGTTCGTGTTGACTGTTGA